One genomic window of Deltaproteobacteria bacterium includes the following:
- a CDS encoding zinc ribbon domain-containing protein, whose amino-acid sequence MPIYEYHCQKCNQTFEKLILSSSEEIVCPKCHDRKVEKLMSGFSFKSGENFSSSGGSSCSGCSSTNCSSCN is encoded by the coding sequence ATGCCGATTTATGAGTATCACTGTCAAAAATGCAATCAAACCTTTGAGAAGCTCATTCTTTCGTCCTCAGAAGAGATTGTCTGCCCCAAGTGCCATGACCGGAAGGTTGAAAAACTGATGTCAGGGTTCAGCTTTAAAAGCGGCGAAAATTTCAGCAGTTCCGGCGGTTCTTCCTGCTCGGGATGCTCTAGCACCAATTGCAGCAGCTGCAACTAA
- the hemC gene encoding hydroxymethylbilane synthase, whose protein sequence is MNLASIKIATRGSALALVQANWVKSRLESQYPDLAVELEIIKTRGDRILDVSLAKIGGKGLFVKEIEEALMDGRADLAVHSMKDVPTELPAPLVMAAVTAREDFRDVLITRQQVGLDDLPRHARIGTSSLRRQAQLLHLRPDLTMAPLRGNVETRLKKLESENLDAVILAAAGLIRMNLIHRITQFLEPDFMLPAVGQGALGLEVRARDEALRQRISFLNHEPTAVCVKAERAFLRRLEGGCQVPVAALGLFEGKWMRLTGLVADAEGRRYFRHALTAEVSEAESLGQRLAQALLDRGAGEILAEALPLSQDRKTT, encoded by the coding sequence TTGAACCTGGCAAGCATAAAAATCGCCACGCGTGGAAGCGCCCTGGCGCTGGTCCAGGCCAACTGGGTCAAGTCCAGGCTTGAAAGTCAGTACCCCGATCTTGCTGTTGAGCTGGAGATCATCAAGACCAGGGGCGACAGGATTCTGGACGTTTCCCTGGCCAAGATCGGAGGCAAGGGCCTGTTCGTCAAGGAGATCGAGGAGGCGTTGATGGACGGTCGGGCCGACCTGGCCGTTCACAGCATGAAGGACGTCCCCACCGAACTGCCCGCCCCGCTGGTCATGGCGGCCGTGACCGCGCGCGAGGATTTTCGCGACGTCCTGATCACGCGGCAGCAGGTCGGTCTTGATGATTTGCCTCGCCATGCCAGGATAGGCACCTCAAGCTTGAGGCGTCAGGCTCAACTGCTTCACCTGCGGCCGGACCTGACCATGGCGCCTTTAAGAGGCAACGTGGAAACCCGGCTTAAAAAACTCGAATCGGAAAACCTGGACGCGGTCATCCTGGCCGCGGCCGGATTGATACGGATGAACCTGATCCACCGGATCACGCAGTTCCTGGAACCGGACTTCATGCTGCCAGCCGTCGGCCAGGGCGCGCTCGGCCTGGAGGTCAGGGCCCGGGACGAAGCGCTCAGGCAAAGAATTTCGTTCTTAAACCATGAGCCGACCGCGGTTTGTGTCAAGGCGGAGCGGGCGTTTCTCAGGAGGCTAGAGGGAGGCTGCCAGGTTCCTGTTGCGGCCCTGGGTCTTTTTGAGGGAAAATGGATGCGTTTGACCGGCCTGGTGGCCGATGCGGAAGGACGGCGTTATTTCCGGCATGCTTTGACCGCTGAAGTCAGTGAGGCCGAGTCTTTAGGCCAAAGGCTGGCGCAAGCGCTCCTGGATCGCGGGGCCGGTGAAATTCTGGCCGAGGCGCTGCCGTTATCACAAGATCGGAAGACCACATGA